From one Micromonospora siamensis genomic stretch:
- a CDS encoding LamG-like jellyroll fold domain-containing protein: protein MTSLFLAGATTALPTAQALAAPAKPVPTTAAPLTVDQALSQAHKSGKPVEAVAARTSTSTFTAQPDGTVELTQSAVPTRTRVDGQWKNLDPTLVRHADGSITAAVTTNPVEVSPGGTGPLAEMTSGDRALAVTAPLTLPAPTLSGPTATYAEVLPGVDLTVRVSAEGAFSHVFVVKNRTAAADPRLASLDLTTSTRGITLGTDAAGNIAGRDRFGRTAIAAPAPAMWDSTAPAGDGTELSQRAAVSSPSAPGRGARTARIGVSVTKGKLRLAPDRKMLGDQRTAYPVYIDPTFTWTPVGSSMGGWATLSYQHPSTNYWRDTPDLIGRMQVGNSGDQRSNTLINFAVPVSTLKGAEIYDAIFKITNTRSWSCTAKTVNVYAPGSTLSQTNAFWNAWAGVAKGTAAASASFAYGYSGCPAAGASFDITGQIRADVGANRSTRTLWMVAANEASDTQSWKEFLETSPTLTIRYNHPPAAPTGLKTSPATSCTAVTPTIVGDTAVSLYAPVSDPNRGTLGVTFKVWKASDATQTAIASTNPSLLTYSSGSTAVYIVPQATLAAAAGVTSTSNGVPTTFAWKVQSTDFRATSAWSVTCKFTFDATRAGPPKIAPVTGPATIGTPVTISVAPPATGTKPANYVYQLNAAPPVGVTADVNGNASFQVTPTRFTNTLSVTSVTAAGKNFGETDVLEFNAIPPAVPAADGDLTGDGKADLLTVGSTNNLKAGLWLAENTGEASVNPGITNMGSRGNGVTGQNSPADFDGGQVLTGRFTGGSFQDVLVYYPAGANAGGAGVLAGNGDGSVLMADRSGVQYSIEPSFLLDEFGRPPIQLASAGDGRHLGSSAYPDLIGTSGDATNGYQLTYYPSWGVPGQFFGAVSTGATTPTGGTDWNNWTVATAQTSTGTAMFLWNRNTGALHLWSDLFYNQDTGQLAYASARVLAASGWNTGASLSLRAGDIDGDGTPDLWTVGAGAVTTAWLVGNLQPTTATITAQPRQTLITSDHTWQLDDQADGPVITAKDLSGGKSLSVEGGNVSWRGGDLFDPVVIMNTDDTGTVVDVSKKGALSVGERLIDTTKSFTISVWAKPTAAGGVIASEDGADASRFLLWNNASDNTWRFGLGNTDSGWSYTQVVTPAGTALGVWTHLVATYNAETRTISLYVNGTLKGSTQYTATPTWPTTGKFVVGRYLYQKAPTAHYAGMLSNLQVWKRALTPTQIGASNSRTGSLTPVAATTWTPPGTGTAQTDIYTTDSSGNLWKQRKRIFRPGDIIPPDNQLWAPRLVSTGWNQFTPFGAADMNHDGYQDLVVLDNTSCDLQVFPGTADDLSPTPTMLGVGWCGYRPFGVADWNRDGFQDIITANAAGEMWNYPGDLAGGKGTRVKLGTGWSTDFTTFGIANVVGDTTPDVYTKMASTGVLRLYDFPAGAPNGISQVGAGWGGYTSFGLTDFNRDGKPDIITRENSTGKLWMYPGATGGTLGVRTQISYGW from the coding sequence GTGACCAGCCTCTTCCTCGCCGGGGCGACCACAGCCCTGCCCACCGCGCAGGCTCTCGCCGCACCGGCCAAGCCGGTGCCGACCACCGCCGCCCCGCTCACCGTCGACCAGGCCCTGAGCCAGGCGCACAAGAGCGGCAAGCCGGTCGAGGCAGTTGCCGCGCGTACCTCAACCTCGACGTTCACCGCCCAGCCGGACGGCACCGTCGAGCTGACCCAGTCGGCCGTACCGACCCGCACCCGGGTCGACGGCCAGTGGAAGAACCTCGACCCGACCCTGGTACGGCACGCCGATGGCAGCATCACCGCGGCGGTCACCACCAACCCGGTCGAGGTCTCCCCGGGCGGCACCGGACCGCTGGCCGAGATGACGAGCGGTGACCGGGCCCTGGCCGTCACCGCCCCGCTGACCCTGCCCGCGCCGACGCTCTCCGGGCCCACCGCCACCTACGCCGAGGTGCTGCCCGGTGTCGACCTCACCGTGCGGGTCAGCGCCGAGGGCGCCTTCTCGCACGTCTTCGTGGTCAAGAACCGCACCGCGGCCGCCGATCCCAGACTCGCCTCTCTCGACCTCACCACCAGCACCAGAGGCATCACGCTCGGCACCGACGCCGCCGGCAACATCGCCGGGCGGGACCGCTTCGGGCGCACCGCCATCGCCGCCCCCGCGCCGGCGATGTGGGACTCCACCGCGCCGGCCGGTGACGGGACCGAGCTCTCGCAGCGTGCGGCCGTGTCCAGCCCCTCCGCGCCGGGCCGTGGCGCGCGGACCGCTCGGATCGGCGTGAGCGTCACCAAGGGCAAGCTGCGGTTGGCCCCGGACCGGAAGATGCTCGGGGATCAGCGGACGGCGTACCCGGTCTACATCGACCCGACTTTCACCTGGACCCCGGTCGGTTCGAGCATGGGCGGCTGGGCCACCCTCTCCTACCAGCACCCGAGCACGAACTACTGGCGGGACACCCCGGACCTGATCGGGCGGATGCAGGTCGGCAACTCCGGTGACCAGCGCTCCAACACTTTGATCAACTTCGCGGTTCCGGTGAGCACCCTGAAGGGCGCGGAGATCTACGACGCGATCTTCAAGATCACGAACACCAGGTCGTGGAGCTGCACCGCGAAGACGGTGAACGTCTATGCACCCGGCTCCACGCTGAGCCAGACCAACGCGTTCTGGAACGCCTGGGCGGGTGTCGCGAAGGGCACCGCAGCCGCCTCGGCGAGCTTCGCCTACGGCTACAGCGGCTGCCCCGCCGCAGGCGCCTCCTTCGACATCACCGGTCAGATCCGGGCCGATGTCGGTGCCAATCGCAGCACCCGCACGCTGTGGATGGTCGCCGCCAACGAGGCCAGCGACACTCAGAGCTGGAAGGAGTTCCTGGAGACCAGCCCCACCCTGACCATCCGCTACAACCACCCGCCGGCCGCGCCCACCGGCTTGAAGACGAGCCCGGCGACGTCCTGCACCGCGGTCACCCCGACGATCGTCGGTGACACCGCCGTCTCCCTGTACGCCCCGGTCTCCGACCCGAACCGGGGCACCCTCGGTGTCACCTTCAAGGTGTGGAAGGCCAGCGACGCCACCCAGACGGCGATCGCATCCACGAACCCGAGCCTGTTGACGTACTCGTCGGGGTCCACCGCGGTGTACATCGTGCCGCAGGCGACCCTCGCCGCGGCCGCCGGCGTCACCAGCACCAGCAACGGGGTCCCGACCACCTTCGCCTGGAAGGTGCAGTCGACGGACTTCCGCGCCACCAGCGCCTGGTCGGTCACCTGCAAGTTCACCTTCGACGCCACCCGCGCCGGACCGCCGAAGATCGCTCCGGTCACCGGCCCGGCCACCATCGGCACGCCGGTGACCATCTCGGTCGCGCCGCCGGCCACGGGGACCAAGCCGGCCAACTACGTGTACCAGCTGAACGCGGCACCGCCGGTGGGCGTGACCGCGGACGTGAACGGGAACGCCAGTTTCCAGGTGACCCCCACCCGCTTCACCAACACGCTGTCGGTCACCAGTGTCACCGCGGCGGGCAAGAACTTCGGCGAGACCGACGTGCTCGAGTTCAACGCCATTCCCCCTGCCGTGCCGGCCGCCGACGGTGACCTCACCGGCGACGGAAAGGCCGACCTGCTGACCGTCGGCTCGACCAACAACCTGAAGGCCGGACTGTGGCTGGCCGAGAACACCGGCGAGGCCAGCGTCAACCCCGGCATCACCAACATGGGAAGCCGGGGCAACGGCGTCACCGGCCAGAACAGCCCGGCCGACTTCGACGGCGGACAGGTGCTCACCGGGCGCTTCACCGGCGGCAGCTTCCAGGACGTACTGGTCTACTACCCCGCAGGTGCCAACGCGGGCGGCGCGGGCGTACTCGCCGGCAACGGCGACGGATCGGTGCTGATGGCCGACCGCAGCGGAGTGCAGTACAGCATCGAGCCGAGCTTCCTGCTCGACGAGTTCGGCCGGCCACCGATCCAGCTCGCCAGCGCCGGGGACGGCCGGCATCTCGGCTCGTCCGCCTACCCCGACCTGATCGGCACCAGCGGCGACGCCACCAACGGCTACCAGCTCACCTACTACCCGAGCTGGGGGGTGCCGGGACAGTTCTTCGGCGCCGTGTCGACCGGGGCGACGACGCCGACCGGCGGCACCGACTGGAACAACTGGACCGTCGCCACCGCGCAGACGAGCACGGGTACGGCGATGTTCCTGTGGAACCGGAACACCGGAGCGTTGCACCTCTGGTCCGATCTCTTCTACAACCAGGACACCGGCCAACTGGCGTACGCTTCCGCGCGGGTCCTCGCCGCCTCGGGTTGGAACACGGGCGCGTCGCTGTCGCTGCGTGCCGGCGACATCGACGGCGACGGTACGCCGGACCTCTGGACCGTCGGCGCCGGCGCGGTCACCACGGCCTGGCTGGTCGGGAACCTCCAGCCCACCACCGCCACCATCACCGCCCAGCCCCGGCAGACGCTGATCACCTCGGACCACACCTGGCAGCTGGACGACCAGGCGGACGGCCCGGTGATCACCGCCAAGGACCTCTCCGGCGGGAAGTCGCTCTCGGTCGAGGGTGGGAACGTGAGCTGGCGGGGTGGCGACCTCTTCGACCCCGTAGTGATCATGAATACCGACGACACCGGCACCGTGGTGGACGTCTCGAAGAAGGGCGCCCTGTCGGTCGGTGAGCGGTTGATCGACACCACCAAGTCGTTCACGATCTCGGTCTGGGCCAAGCCGACCGCCGCCGGCGGGGTCATCGCCAGCGAGGACGGCGCCGACGCGTCGCGCTTCCTGCTCTGGAACAACGCGAGCGACAACACCTGGCGCTTCGGCCTGGGCAACACCGACAGCGGTTGGTCGTACACCCAGGTCGTGACGCCGGCCGGCACGGCGCTGGGCGTGTGGACGCACCTGGTGGCGACCTACAACGCCGAGACCCGGACGATCTCGCTCTACGTCAACGGCACCCTCAAGGGCAGCACCCAGTACACCGCCACGCCCACCTGGCCGACCACCGGCAAGTTCGTGGTGGGCCGGTACCTCTACCAGAAGGCGCCGACCGCCCACTACGCCGGCATGCTCAGCAACCTGCAGGTGTGGAAGCGGGCGCTGACGCCGACCCAGATCGGTGCGAGCAACAGCAGGACCGGGAGCCTGACCCCGGTCGCTGCCACCACCTGGACGCCCCCGGGCACCGGCACCGCGCAGACCGACATCTACACCACCGACAGCAGCGGCAACCTGTGGAAGCAGCGCAAGCGCATCTTCCGGCCGGGGGACATCATCCCGCCGGACAACCAGCTGTGGGCGCCGCGCTTGGTCTCCACCGGCTGGAACCAGTTCACGCCGTTCGGGGCCGCGGACATGAACCACGACGGCTACCAGGACCTGGTCGTCCTCGACAACACCTCCTGCGACCTGCAGGTCTTCCCCGGCACCGCGGACGACCTGAGTCCGACGCCCACGATGCTGGGTGTCGGGTGGTGCGGTTACCGCCCCTTCGGGGTGGCCGACTGGAACCGGGACGGCTTCCAGGACATCATCACCGCGAACGCGGCCGGTGAGATGTGGAACTACCCGGGCGACCTCGCGGGCGGCAAGGGCACGAGGGTCAAGCTCGGCACCGGCTGGTCCACCGACTTCACCACCTTCGGCATCGCCAACGTGGTCGGTGACACCACGCCGGACGTGTACACGAAGATGGCGAGCACCGGAGTCCTGAGGCTGTACGACTTCCCCGCGGGCGCACCGAACGGCATCTCCCAGGTCGGCGCCGGTTGGGGTGGCTACACCTCGTTCGGCCTGACCGACTTCAACCGGGACGGCAAGCCGGACATCATCACCCGGGAGAACTCGACCGGCAAGCTCTGGATGTATCCGGGCGCGACGGGCGGCACCCTGGGGGTGCGTACGCAGATCTCCTACGGCTGGTGA
- a CDS encoding LamG-like jellyroll fold domain-containing protein: protein MTVDRAVTEARRTGKPVEATAAGTSTSMLTARPDGTIELTQSAVPTRTLVDGRWKELDPSLVRQADGTVTAQVTTNPIRLSAGGTGPLAQMTSGDRAMSLSLPVALPAPVLSGETATYPEVLPGVDLTVRVTAEGGFSHVFVVKNRTAAANPKLAALDLTTSTEGVTLAADAAGNITGRDRTGQPAITAAAPRMWDSSAATAPAARGALSTAVAPGRTARSAPIGVNVTKGRLRLTPDRKLLTDAATTFPVYIDPTFNWSSSGQKMSGWASISYQHQSTNYWKDTPDPIGRMQVGNAGSQRSNTLINFTVPYGTLTGAEIYDAIFKITNTRSWSCTAKTVNIYGPSTTLTSSNATWNHWEGVSKGTAISSKSFAYGYSGCDADAVSFDITNQIKTDVTNQRGTRTLWMVAANEATDTQSWKEFLETSPTLTIRYNHKPNKPTGLTTSPKTACTGGSTVGDGNVSLYAPVSDRNGGTLGVRFKLWKSNDATQTAIASSDPNLLTYSSGSTAVLVVPVDKLRSAAGGALIDFSWMVQTTDFRTPSDWSAPCRFSFDPTRPGAPQVPPIADGTTTIGQPMTLTISRNNDPTNANTTIPSGYVYQLNAGPPVDVSADSAGVATVAVSPTRFTNTLTVTSVSAGGNFGDTASVTFNSNPATTAADADLTGDDAADLLTVGATNGLPSGLWLGAGNTDGTALAGTNIGARGNGVTGQNLPADFNNAQAVTGHFTGTGLQDVLVYYTGGANAGGGGVLRANGDGSVIQAQLSGNQFSLMSDLLLDEYSNSPLQLANAGDSRGVNAGNPNPIPDLIGTSGDATHGYRLTYYQNVGAPTLYLNPVRLTTTTPAGDLAWDQWTVATAQLAGGTAMFLWNRTTGALHLWTSLSLPDPTNGQLLFSAYNLGAWNPGANLTLRAADINSDGTADLWTVGAGGLVTPYLVSNLASGTGTITAQSTQSLITSDNAWQLNDAETGSVTTARDSAGSVNATGSGGVSWSTGDQFDPDAVFNGSTGTLTTATSVVDTSGDFTVSAWIKPTTLGGTVLAQSGANTAGFKLYTDASDKSWRFAMPRSDVAAPTYDTATAGANSARVGVWTQVMANYQKSSNLITIYVNGVNAGRAAHSTGWNATAGLRIGSHKTGSSAYGGWFAGELASVQTWKRSWNVAPAPKVRPANLVATKTDGTLWNYQNSGLWSQPYSYGNKIGSGWNAFDRVSTADVSGDTYPDIVATKPDGTLWLYTNAGATNQTKPYGYGRQVGAGWDQLPKTTAGDINGDGYADIISMRTDGTLVYYPNRWTTNSDAPFYGSGVSIGTSWTVFNRIMAGDVNGDGYVDMIATKSDGSLYYYPNNYVNSPSWPFGNPVLIGSGWGTYTRVVPADVSGDGYVDLVAMKPDGTLYVYGNNINVSANGKPYSWGRLIGTGWTAYNRIF from the coding sequence ATGACCGTGGACCGGGCGGTCACCGAGGCGAGGCGGACCGGTAAGCCGGTGGAGGCTACCGCCGCCGGAACGTCGACCTCCATGCTGACGGCCCGGCCGGACGGCACCATCGAGTTGACCCAGTCGGCGGTGCCGACCCGGACGCTGGTCGACGGCCGGTGGAAGGAACTCGACCCGAGCCTGGTCCGCCAGGCCGACGGCACGGTGACCGCGCAGGTCACCACCAACCCGATCCGGCTCTCCGCCGGAGGCACCGGTCCGCTGGCGCAGATGACCAGCGGTGACCGGGCCATGTCGCTCTCGCTGCCCGTCGCGTTGCCCGCGCCGGTGCTGTCCGGTGAGACGGCCACCTATCCGGAGGTGCTGCCCGGGGTCGACCTGACCGTCCGGGTCACCGCCGAGGGTGGCTTCTCCCACGTCTTCGTGGTGAAGAACCGCACTGCCGCGGCGAACCCGAAGCTGGCCGCCCTGGACCTCACCACCAGCACCGAGGGCGTCACGCTGGCCGCCGACGCGGCCGGCAACATCACCGGCCGGGACCGCACCGGGCAGCCGGCGATCACTGCGGCGGCCCCGCGGATGTGGGACTCCAGCGCCGCGACGGCGCCTGCCGCGCGAGGCGCGCTCTCCACCGCGGTGGCACCGGGCCGGACCGCCCGCAGCGCCCCCATCGGCGTGAACGTCACCAAGGGCAGGCTGCGGCTGACCCCGGACCGGAAACTACTCACCGATGCGGCCACCACCTTCCCCGTCTACATCGACCCGACCTTCAACTGGAGCTCCTCGGGGCAGAAGATGTCCGGCTGGGCCAGCATCTCCTACCAGCACCAGTCGACCAACTACTGGAAGGACACCCCCGACCCGATCGGACGGATGCAGGTCGGCAACGCCGGCAGCCAACGCTCCAACACACTGATCAACTTCACCGTCCCCTACGGCACCCTCACCGGCGCCGAGATCTACGACGCCATCTTCAAAATCACCAACACCCGGTCCTGGTCCTGCACCGCCAAGACCGTCAACATCTACGGCCCCTCGACGACCCTGACGTCGTCGAACGCCACCTGGAACCACTGGGAGGGCGTCAGCAAGGGCACCGCGATCTCCTCGAAGAGCTTCGCCTACGGCTACAGCGGCTGCGACGCCGACGCGGTGTCCTTCGACATCACCAACCAGATCAAGACCGACGTCACCAACCAACGCGGCACCCGCACCCTGTGGATGGTCGCCGCCAACGAAGCCACCGACACCCAGAGCTGGAAAGAATTCCTCGAAACCAGCCCCACCCTCACCATCCGCTACAACCACAAACCCAACAAACCCACCGGCCTGACCACCTCCCCCAAGACCGCCTGCACCGGCGGCTCCACCGTCGGCGACGGCAACGTCTCCCTCTACGCCCCCGTCTCCGACCGCAACGGCGGCACCCTGGGCGTCCGCTTCAAGCTCTGGAAGAGCAACGACGCCACCCAGACCGCCATCGCCTCCTCCGACCCGAACCTGCTCACCTACTCCTCCGGCAGCACCGCCGTGCTGGTGGTGCCCGTCGACAAGCTCCGCTCCGCCGCGGGCGGCGCTCTGATCGACTTCTCCTGGATGGTCCAGACCACCGACTTCCGCACACCCAGCGACTGGTCCGCCCCGTGCCGCTTCAGCTTCGACCCCACCAGACCCGGAGCGCCTCAGGTCCCGCCGATCGCTGACGGCACGACCACCATCGGACAACCGATGACATTGACGATCAGCAGGAACAACGACCCCACCAACGCCAACACGACGATCCCGAGCGGGTACGTCTACCAGCTCAACGCGGGACCGCCGGTCGACGTCAGCGCGGACAGCGCGGGGGTCGCCACGGTGGCGGTGTCACCGACCCGGTTCACCAACACGCTCACCGTCACCAGCGTCTCGGCGGGCGGCAACTTCGGCGACACCGCCAGCGTCACCTTCAACTCGAACCCGGCGACGACCGCGGCGGACGCCGACCTGACCGGCGATGACGCCGCCGACCTGCTCACGGTGGGTGCGACGAACGGGCTACCGTCCGGTCTCTGGCTGGGTGCCGGCAACACCGACGGAACGGCGCTGGCGGGCACGAACATCGGGGCCCGGGGCAACGGTGTCACCGGCCAGAATCTTCCGGCCGACTTCAACAACGCCCAGGCCGTGACCGGTCACTTCACCGGCACCGGCCTGCAGGACGTCCTCGTCTACTACACCGGCGGCGCCAACGCCGGTGGCGGCGGAGTGCTGCGCGCCAACGGCGACGGCAGCGTCATCCAGGCCCAGCTCAGCGGCAACCAGTTCAGCCTGATGAGCGATCTGCTCCTCGACGAGTACTCCAACTCGCCGTTGCAGCTGGCCAACGCCGGTGACAGTCGCGGCGTCAACGCCGGCAACCCGAACCCGATTCCCGACCTGATCGGCACCAGCGGCGACGCCACCCACGGCTACCGCCTCACCTACTACCAGAACGTCGGCGCACCGACCCTCTACCTCAATCCGGTCCGTCTGACCACCACCACCCCGGCCGGTGACCTGGCCTGGGACCAGTGGACCGTCGCCACCGCTCAGCTCGCCGGCGGCACCGCCATGTTCCTCTGGAACAGGACCACCGGGGCCTTGCACCTCTGGACCAGCCTCAGCCTTCCCGACCCGACGAACGGTCAGCTGCTCTTCAGCGCGTACAACCTCGGCGCCTGGAACCCGGGCGCCAACCTCACGCTGCGGGCCGCCGACATCAACAGCGACGGCACGGCGGACCTGTGGACCGTCGGAGCCGGAGGACTCGTCACGCCGTACCTGGTCAGCAACCTGGCCAGCGGCACCGGAACGATCACCGCCCAGAGCACCCAGAGCCTCATCACATCCGACAACGCCTGGCAGCTCAACGACGCGGAGACGGGCTCCGTCACCACGGCCCGGGACAGCGCCGGTTCGGTCAACGCCACCGGCAGCGGTGGAGTCAGCTGGAGCACCGGCGACCAGTTCGACCCCGACGCCGTCTTCAACGGCAGCACCGGCACGCTGACCACCGCGACGTCGGTGGTGGACACCAGCGGTGACTTCACGGTCTCGGCCTGGATCAAGCCGACCACGCTCGGCGGCACTGTCCTCGCACAGAGCGGCGCGAACACCGCCGGCTTCAAGCTCTACACCGATGCCAGCGACAAGTCGTGGCGTTTCGCCATGCCGCGCAGCGACGTGGCCGCGCCGACGTACGACACCGCGACGGCCGGTGCCAACAGCGCCCGGGTGGGCGTGTGGACGCAGGTCATGGCGAACTACCAGAAATCGTCGAACCTCATCACCATCTACGTGAACGGGGTGAACGCCGGACGGGCGGCGCACAGCACCGGCTGGAACGCCACGGCCGGGCTGCGGATCGGCAGCCACAAGACCGGCTCCTCGGCGTACGGTGGTTGGTTCGCCGGTGAACTGGCCTCCGTGCAGACCTGGAAGCGGTCGTGGAACGTCGCCCCGGCACCCAAGGTCCGACCGGCGAACCTCGTCGCCACCAAGACCGACGGCACGCTCTGGAACTACCAGAACTCGGGCCTCTGGTCGCAGCCCTACAGCTACGGCAACAAGATCGGTAGCGGCTGGAACGCCTTCGACCGGGTGTCGACCGCCGACGTGAGCGGGGACACCTACCCCGACATCGTCGCTACGAAGCCCGACGGCACCCTCTGGCTCTACACCAACGCCGGGGCGACCAACCAGACCAAGCCGTACGGCTACGGACGCCAGGTGGGTGCCGGCTGGGATCAGCTGCCGAAGACCACGGCCGGAGACATCAACGGCGACGGGTACGCGGACATCATCAGCATGCGTACTGACGGCACGCTGGTCTATTACCCCAACCGATGGACGACCAACTCCGACGCCCCGTTCTACGGCTCCGGCGTCAGCATCGGCACGAGCTGGACCGTCTTCAACCGGATCATGGCAGGTGACGTCAACGGCGACGGCTACGTCGACATGATCGCCACGAAGTCGGACGGGTCGCTCTACTACTACCCGAACAACTACGTGAACAGTCCGAGCTGGCCTTTCGGCAACCCGGTCCTGATCGGTTCGGGCTGGGGGACGTACACCAGGGTCGTGCCTGCAGACGTCAGTGGTGACGGTTACGTGGACCTGGTGGCGATGAAGCCGGACGGCACGCTCTACGTCTACGGCAACAACATCAACGTCAGTGCCAACGGCAAACCGTACAGCTGGGGTCGGCTGATCGGCACCGGCTGGACGGCGTACAACCGGATCTTCTGA
- a CDS encoding YrdB family protein has product MKGLLLTVAFLAELAMLVAAGWWGFTLDAGLAVRLLAGIGAPLLIAVVWAVFCSPRATVRLPAPAKLAVQAACFLVAGLLLALAGHPVLAGLLVVVWAVDRAVLSHGGHPA; this is encoded by the coding sequence ATGAAGGGTCTGCTGCTCACCGTCGCCTTCCTGGCCGAGCTGGCGATGCTCGTCGCCGCCGGCTGGTGGGGCTTCACCCTGGACGCGGGGCTGGCGGTGCGGCTGCTCGCCGGGATCGGTGCGCCGCTGCTGATCGCTGTGGTCTGGGCGGTGTTCTGCTCGCCCCGGGCGACTGTCCGGCTGCCGGCGCCCGCGAAGCTCGCGGTGCAGGCGGCGTGCTTCCTGGTGGCTGGGCTGCTGCTGGCGCTGGCCGGGCACCCGGTGCTCGCCGGCCTGCTCGTCGTGGTCTGGGCCGTCGACCGGGCGGTGCTCAGCCACGGCGGCCACCCGGCCTGA
- a CDS encoding TetR/AcrR family transcriptional regulator yields the protein MPRAGLTPQAVVRSAAELADEVGYDKLTLAALAGRLGVALPSLYKHVKGADALDQKLAALAVGELADAMTTAVAGRAGVDALRAVAGAWRAYAQRHPGRYQAAQRVPDPADPEHVAAGERALASIYAILRGYGLTGDDAVDAARILRSALHGFVTLAVAGGFGLPRGLDRTFDQMVAILDTALRNWPEVTR from the coding sequence GTGCCTAGGGCCGGCCTGACCCCGCAGGCCGTGGTCCGGTCCGCCGCCGAGCTCGCCGACGAGGTCGGGTACGACAAGCTCACCCTGGCCGCGCTGGCCGGCCGGCTCGGCGTCGCGCTGCCCAGCCTCTACAAGCACGTCAAGGGCGCGGACGCCCTCGACCAGAAGCTCGCCGCGCTCGCCGTCGGCGAACTGGCCGACGCGATGACCACGGCGGTGGCCGGCCGGGCCGGCGTGGATGCGCTGCGGGCCGTGGCCGGGGCGTGGCGGGCGTACGCCCAGCGGCACCCGGGCCGCTACCAGGCCGCCCAGCGGGTGCCCGACCCGGCCGACCCCGAGCACGTGGCGGCGGGGGAGCGGGCGCTCGCCTCGATCTACGCCATCCTGCGCGGCTACGGCCTCACCGGCGACGACGCCGTCGACGCGGCCCGGATCCTGCGCAGCGCCCTGCACGGCTTCGTCACCCTGGCGGTGGCCGGCGGCTTCGGCCTGCCGCGCGGCCTCGACCGCACCTTCGACCAGATGGTCGCCATCCTGGACACCGCCCTTCGCAACTGGCCGGAGGTGACCCGATGA
- a CDS encoding alpha/beta fold hydrolase, which translates to MTISQVVRDGGTIAYEVQGEGPLVVLAHAMGEWRAAFRHLTPRLVAAGYRVAAVDVRGHGDSSPHWPSYAPAEVGADLLAVVRDLDGGPATLVGSSSSGAAVVFAAVEAPELVNGIVQIGPFVAKPNGFLVAVQDLVLRSPRLFGMFHRTRFADVRPADDAAYRKELVARLRGRMDAVRGVVKPVEPHWTDRSREVRRPVLVLMGAKDPDFKDPGAEARAARRQFPVAEARMIADAGHYPYADQPDATAADLVEFLAVTARA; encoded by the coding sequence ATGACAATTAGCCAGGTGGTGCGGGACGGCGGAACGATCGCATACGAGGTGCAGGGCGAGGGGCCGCTGGTGGTCCTCGCGCACGCCATGGGGGAGTGGCGGGCCGCCTTCCGGCACCTGACGCCCCGGCTGGTGGCCGCGGGCTACCGGGTGGCCGCCGTCGACGTGCGCGGACACGGCGACTCCAGCCCGCACTGGCCCTCGTACGCCCCGGCGGAGGTGGGCGCCGACCTTCTCGCCGTGGTCCGCGACCTCGACGGCGGACCGGCCACCCTGGTCGGCAGCTCGTCCAGCGGCGCGGCCGTGGTCTTCGCCGCCGTCGAGGCGCCCGAGCTGGTCAACGGCATCGTGCAGATCGGCCCGTTCGTCGCCAAGCCGAACGGATTCCTGGTGGCGGTGCAGGATCTGGTGCTGCGCAGCCCCCGGCTGTTCGGGATGTTCCACCGCACCCGCTTCGCCGACGTCCGGCCCGCCGACGACGCGGCGTACCGCAAGGAGCTGGTCGCCCGGCTGCGCGGCCGGATGGACGCCGTGCGCGGCGTGGTCAAGCCGGTCGAGCCGCACTGGACCGATCGCTCCCGCGAGGTGCGGCGGCCGGTCCTGGTGCTGATGGGCGCCAAGGACCCCGACTTCAAGGACCCGGGCGCCGAGGCGCGGGCCGCCCGGCGGCAGTTCCCCGTCGCCGAGGCGCGCATGATCGCCGACGCCGGGCACTACCCGTACGCCGACCAGCCCGACGCCACCGCCGCCGACCTGGTCGAGTTCCTGGCGGTGACCGCCCGTGCCTAG